A region of Corvus cornix cornix isolate S_Up_H32 chromosome 3, ASM73873v5, whole genome shotgun sequence DNA encodes the following proteins:
- the TMX4 gene encoding thioredoxin-related transmembrane protein 4 isoform X1, whose amino-acid sequence MAGDSSPAVGRRGPVRPSRPAEGPRSFPAPAVAARGRREGGSGRCPWSPLPALSRRAHPALGRNCLTEGAAPLGPILCGYAPWCPACQQIEATWESFAKESERLGITVGKVDVTQEPGLSGRFFVTTLPTIYHANDGVFRRYRGSRTLEDLQGYILERKWEAVEPVAGWKSPSSIMMHGMAGLFHFSGWIRQIHNYLTGTLGVHVWVSYAIFILATLLIGLLLGLILVLISDCLCPTKSKYRAETPEEAITKDNVENAALEEPEEAAELSADEAEEAADVKDLSDGEDAANSSADELEEDLPLGKESGEEEMEDLSEQPLAESETESTVRQRKSQGAEKEL is encoded by the exons ATGGCCGGTGACTCCAGCCCCgctgtggggagaagggggCCGGTCCGGCCTTCCCGCCCTGCAGAGGGGCCGCGCAGCTTCCCCGCCCCGGCGGTGGCTGCCCGGGGACGGCGTGAGGGAGGCAGCGGGCGGTGCCCGTGGTCCCCTCTGCCCGCCCTCAGCCGCCGGGCACACCCCGCGCTCGGAAGGAATTGTCTGACAGAAGGAGCTGCCCCGCTGGGTCCCATACTGTGTGG TTACGCTCCTTGGTGTCCAGCCTGTCAGCAGATTGAGGCGACCTGGGAGAGCTTTGCAAAGGAGAGCGAACGGCTCGGGATCACTGTTGGAAAAGTGGATGTCACTCAAGAACCAG gCTTGAGTGGTCGTTTCTTTGTCACAACACTTCCTACAATCTACCA TGCCAACGATGGAGTGTTCCGCAGATACCGCGGCTCCCGGACCCTGGAAGATCTTCAAGGCTACATCTTAGAGAGGAAATGGGAAGCTGTGGAGCCTGTAGCAGGATGGAAGTCTCCCTCTTCTATAAT gATGCATGGCATGGCAGGGCTGTTTCACTTCTCAGGATGGATCAGG CAAATTCATAACTACCTCACTGGCACTCTTGGAGTTCACGTTTGGGTTTCCTATGCCATCTTCATCTTGGCTACCTTACTGATTGGCCTGTTGCTGGGTTTG ATCCTGGTTTTGATTTCAGACTGCCTTTGCCCAACCAAGTCAAAATACAGAGCTGAAACGCCTG AAGAAGCAATTACCAAGGATAACGTGGAGAACGCGGCGTTGGAAGAGCcggaggaggctgcagagctttCCGCAGATGAGGCGGAAGAGGCTGCAGATGTGAAAGATCTCTCAGATGGAGAAGATGCAGCAAATTCAAGTGCTGACGAGTTGGAGGAGGATTTACCACTTGGAAAAGAATCAGgggaagaagaaatggaagactTAAGTGAACAACCTTTAGCTGAATCAGAGACTGAAAGCACAGTGAGACAGCGGAAAAGTCAGGGGGCTGAGAAGGAACTATAG
- the TMX4 gene encoding thioredoxin-related transmembrane protein 4 isoform X2 yields the protein MAPGRWRQGGPFLCALLLVALLGPAVCLSSTFYSPGEPRSSVRVLCGSNWSLVLQGQWMLEFYAPWCPACQQIEATWESFAKESERLGITVGKVDVTQEPGLSGRFFVTTLPTIYHANDGVFRRYRGSRTLEDLQGYILERKWEAVEPVAGWKSPSSIMMHGMAGLFHFSGWIRQIHNYLTGTLGVHVWVSYAIFILATLLIGLLLGLILVLISDCLCPTKSKYRAETPEEAITKDNVENAALEEPEEAAELSADEAEEAADVKDLSDGEDAANSSADELEEDLPLGKESGEEEMEDLSEQPLAESETESTVRQRKSQGAEKEL from the exons ATGGCGCCGGGCCGCTGGCGCCAGGGCGGGCCGTTCCTCTGCGCTCTGCTCCTCGTAGCGCTGCTGGGTCCCGCCGTCTGCTTGTCTTCCACCTTCTACAGCCCCGGCGAGCCGCGGAGCAGCGTGCGAGTGCTGTGCGGCTCCAACTGGAGCCTGGTGTTGCAGGGCCAGTGGATGTTGGAGTT TTACGCTCCTTGGTGTCCAGCCTGTCAGCAGATTGAGGCGACCTGGGAGAGCTTTGCAAAGGAGAGCGAACGGCTCGGGATCACTGTTGGAAAAGTGGATGTCACTCAAGAACCAG gCTTGAGTGGTCGTTTCTTTGTCACAACACTTCCTACAATCTACCA TGCCAACGATGGAGTGTTCCGCAGATACCGCGGCTCCCGGACCCTGGAAGATCTTCAAGGCTACATCTTAGAGAGGAAATGGGAAGCTGTGGAGCCTGTAGCAGGATGGAAGTCTCCCTCTTCTATAAT gATGCATGGCATGGCAGGGCTGTTTCACTTCTCAGGATGGATCAGG CAAATTCATAACTACCTCACTGGCACTCTTGGAGTTCACGTTTGGGTTTCCTATGCCATCTTCATCTTGGCTACCTTACTGATTGGCCTGTTGCTGGGTTTG ATCCTGGTTTTGATTTCAGACTGCCTTTGCCCAACCAAGTCAAAATACAGAGCTGAAACGCCTG AAGAAGCAATTACCAAGGATAACGTGGAGAACGCGGCGTTGGAAGAGCcggaggaggctgcagagctttCCGCAGATGAGGCGGAAGAGGCTGCAGATGTGAAAGATCTCTCAGATGGAGAAGATGCAGCAAATTCAAGTGCTGACGAGTTGGAGGAGGATTTACCACTTGGAAAAGAATCAGgggaagaagaaatggaagactTAAGTGAACAACCTTTAGCTGAATCAGAGACTGAAAGCACAGTGAGACAGCGGAAAAGTCAGGGGGCTGAGAAGGAACTATAG